The DNA sequence GGGAAGGGCGAAGTAGCCAAGGTTGGTTTATTTTTAGCAGACATTTTGACCATATCATTTATTTCGCGCATAGCTTTTTGCCAAACACTTTAAACTTGCAGATCAGATCAAATACCTGGAACGGACAAAGGTGTCTATCGCGGTTGGTACTCCTGCTCGAGTAGGCAAGCTCCTTGCTGAAGGTACGTCCTCATTGCTTACACGACTGCTCTCTGTTTTTGGGTATATTGATGGGGTGCAGGTGCTATCAAGATCTCGAAAAATACCGTCCTCTTGCTTGACATTGGACACCAAGATAGCAGTACGTTGTTGTTTTCTCATAGTCTCAGTAAGTGTCGAAGCTGACGAACGTTGCAGAGACGAGAACAATCCTCACTCTTCCTGAAGTAAGGGATGAACTCTGGAGATCGGTTTTCAGCGGAGCAGCAAGAAAGACATTGCTCGACATTGGAGTCAAGATTGGAGCATTCTAGATAAGATTTACTTGCGCTGGAATGGATGTTCATTGCCTTGTGATTGTGTCCTTTGACCTTTGTGGTACCACAAGGAGGCTCGCCTACTCCTATCGTAGCATCTTCCATTTGCTCAAGGAGGATATTATTCATTTTTCAGTCTATTATCTGCTTTCTAACTGTCGGTCGTTCGTGTAATTTGACCTCTGAATTTTGCATGGCGTGTACAATCATGATAATACGGGGTTAGAGTCCAAGGCTTAAATCAAAGCTACTAGTGCCAGCAGAGAAGAGCCCAGCGACTCCGTTCTGCGGTCGTGCGACGGTTAGAGATAATAAAAAACTGCACTTTGATTACACATAATACGTAGCTCGGGGCACGTGGCAGCTGAAGAGTGAAGCTCATCGTCAGTTGCCATGTAGCAGATATTTGAGCACGAGGATCTAGATGCCAACGCATAAAATAAGCTTAGAACGCCACTGTAACAGCTTAAGACAATGGCAAGGTTTGGGCTTGGGCTTTGGTGCTCGATGCTTAGCTCTCTATATCTCTACCTTAGTATCATACGTCCGACAATTGACGACGGCAGTTTACTTGTCGTCATCAAATTGCTGCGATAATTATTTCTTTCGCAACCCACCGGTCTAATTCAGATTGTACAATTACAGTATTTGTAGCCCACGCTTCGCGGTCATCTCTGGAGAAGGTCGGGGGGAACCATAAACATGTGAAAGAAGCTTAGCGTCTAGATACTGTAGAAAAAAGCCTAGAACTTATCTCTCTGCATTTCTTCCCTATTGCTTCGGCCGACtgaaagaaagaaaaaacTAGGAAGCGCTTGGTTTTTTGCGTACCCACAACTATTCTTGCGAAAAGAAGCATTGATGGGTATTCATCCTTAGTAGAGCAATGAAAAAGAGTCTCCCatttcttccatctccaacTATCCTCTGCATGATGTTACTTCTTCTACGTCACCTGCACAAGTTTGGCTCCAACCAGCATGCGGTAAATTACAGGAGATCATTCTTGAGAGTCGACTTCGAGACGTTGATAACAATCCTTTGTGGATGATCCTTTGGCCGAAGCCTGGTGAGTCTGGAAACTCGAGGAACTTACAGTTGAAGTTTCATGAGCGGAGCGCAGAAGAAAGCGTGCTTCTAGAAGGTAACGAAGAATGGCCTCATCGTCCTACGAAAATCGGATCCTTGATCATCAGTCAATCATCATCTgctctttctttttctaAGCCCTGATTTGGTTTGGATTAGAGTTGTGCAAAGTTTTCCAAGATGCCGAGCACAAGCGTTCAAACAGAAATGTGTGTCCTCTTCACTCAAATCACATATCTAGTAAGAAAACGGTTCAGCCCAGCAAAAGCAACTAACGGTCTTGTTCGTTTATGTCCTTATGAAAAAAAGAGGTTCACCTCGTGCTCCAGTCAGTTCATCACCTCAAGCATACATCCGACCTCCTGCCCTTCCTGTTCAGAGCATGGTAACCACAAGCCAGCCATCTACTAAGCTGCAAAAAGCCGAGCGAGGCCGAGAAGGGGGTGGGAGTAAAGAGAATTGCGAGGTGTCGAGCGGGGGTAGAGTTATGGGAAGCAAAGCTGTTTTAGCGGTAATGTGAGCATATCCTTCTTAATACTCCTTCCTTGTTATGAGTGAGAATCCTCAGTAACCATCTCTGCCCTCTCCCAGCCATTCTAGCATTGACAAATCTCCCGGAGAAGCCAGCCACGTACTTGCAGATAAATGTGACTCTAAATATGAGCGATGGTATCCCGGCGACGCATCACACGATGGTCGGCCAGCATGGTGGAATAAGATGTTATGTTGTGGTTATGGGGCAGGGTGCTTGTTATGTCCTTGTGAAGGGTTGACTTGTCGACATGAGCGTAGTTAGAGGTTGATTGGAGTTTGAAGTTGGAACAGTGGTCCTATGCATAAGACATAAATAGGACCCTAACCAATAGGCAAGTGGCATGTACATCTTAAGACATGCCATCATTAAGCATTTGGTGTCGTTTGCTTCATATCCTCCCCATCATTTTGTTGCACAATTCCCTCTTCGACATGCTTATAGACACCCCACTTTCCAAGCTTTTCCTCCCCTCTCCAGAGCACATGTCCTTTCGTCCCTTTATGTTGACGTTCACACTCGTGGAAAGCGGGTTTACTCCTCCTAGCTATCTTCTCCCGTCTAGCAGCTCTGACGGGGCCGTCGAGAGAGCCTCGATCTTGTGCAACCGCGCTCTCTGTTGGATCATTGTGGAGAGCAACGGGTGGGGATGGGATAGACAATACAGTGGAGCATGTGAGACATGTCTGGTTGATCTTGTTGAAAGTGTTCAGGTTGGCTAAGAATCGCAGAATCTCAGCCTGATCAATATTAGATAGAGAAGAGCAGGGAGAACTCACGTCGATTTCGTATACGACTTGTAAGTCCTGGGATGAGGACGGTAGAGCAGACCCGGCAAATAGACCTCTTGAGCGATGGATCACTATTGAAAGTCGGTCTCGTATCGCCATGTAGAACTTTGCAAACTCACAGCTTGAGCTGATTGTGCACGACCATAGTTTTGGTTTCTCTCAtgctcatcctcgtcaGCTTTTTGAACGCTCCCTGATCCCCTTTACGCTCTACCGCCCTTCTCTTGCCCTTTCTATCCATCACCACATGTATATCTCGATCTCTCTTAGAtcttgatgatgatggcCCTGCATCTACGCCGATATTTTGTAGAAAAATAGCTGCTTGGTATGTGTAGTTGATACGCTGGAAAAGGTCCTTGTTGAGGATCTGAGGCTGGGCTGGCTGTTTGAGCGCCTGTGGCTGGTTTTTGGGATTATTTTGCTTGGGTTGTTTAGCCTGGTTGGATTTAGAAGTAGTGGATCTATTGTTGTCCATGCTTTGTTACGCTTTTGTGGACGATTTTGTAGAGTAGCGTATGCAGAGTACATGTTTGTTTTGAACTTTTTTCGCGTTTCGAGGTTCGGCTGTCGAACGCGATTTCGGCAGAGTTGACCTTATTGTTCCCACCTTATCTCGATAAATCTCAAATCTcacttcttctcttttGCCTGCGCTCTCAAAATGTCAGGCGCTCGCTCAGGAGGTATGTACACTCCAAAGATCAATATCAATATATAGAGCAGTGGACCAGAGGCTGACCGGCTGACATCAACTGTCGTCGCAATTCGTCAATAACTTGTTAGTGGGTGGTGTCGACAGTCCGTTGGTAGTGGACAGTTCAGACTCGGACGACAATCTCCCTGAATTATCGCTGAGTGGAAGAGGTGTGTACCAAGCTCACCTATCGTGGACCAATTGCTGACAGCAGTATCTAGTCAAGCGGGTTAATGGTAAACGCCGGTTACACAAGAACTCGTTGATGCCCACGAGAAAGTCTAGTAAGATCA is a window from the Cryptococcus gattii WM276 chromosome L, complete sequence genome containing:
- a CDS encoding uncharacterized protein (Similar to SGTC gene model, INSD accession EAL17805.1), with protein sequence MDNNRSTTSKSNQAKQPKQNNPKNQPQALKQPAQPQILNKDLFQRINYTYQAAIFLQNIGVDAGPSSSRSKRDRDIHVVMDRKGKRRAVERKGDQGAFKKLTRMSMRETKTMVVHNQLKLDPSLKRSICRVCSTVLIPGLTSRIRNRPNLNTFNKINQTCLTCSTVLSIPSPPVALHNDPTESAVAQDRGSLDGPVRAARREKIARRSKPAFHECERQHKGTKGHVLWRGEEKLGKWGVYKHVEEGIVQQNDGEDMKQTTPNA